A single region of the Salvia miltiorrhiza cultivar Shanhuang (shh) chromosome 8, IMPLAD_Smil_shh, whole genome shotgun sequence genome encodes:
- the LOC131001173 gene encoding serine/threonine-protein kinase BLUS1, with protein MSGSDHYPLDSNCYKILDEIGRGVSAIVYKAVCIPMESSVVAIKAIDLEKSKTDFENVRREAKIMTLLWHPNILRAHCSFTVKSSLWVVMPFMSGGSLQSIIASSYPDGLPEPCIASVLKEILSALSYLHDQGHLHRDIKAGNILIDSNGTVKLADFGVSASVYESSLSCGWAGSSSSMSRMLTDVTGTPYWMAPEVIHSHTGYGIKADIWSFGITALELAHGRPPLSHLPPSKSMMMKITKKFRFSDHYDKTKASMNKRFSKSFKNMVGLCLDHDPSKRPTAEKLLKHSFFKNCKGPDFLIKNVLHGVPAVEQRFKGAEIHRLTSMSRSSEDDDDDEADSASGQLLKHRRISGWNFNEEGFQLDPVFPADDAPAKQVVIQEEDESCDDARGGGDGGAAAVLRTMLVLRDSLDDQRQRVGQIIAFLGGEEPVEATREEQLMQEIVNLRMELENQKK; from the coding sequence ATGAGCGGCAGTGATCACTATCCTCTCGACTCAAACTGCTACAAGATTCTTGATGAAATTGGCAGAGGAGTTAGCGCCATTGTGTATAAGGCCGTCTGCATTCCAATGGAGTCCTCTGTGGTAGCTATCAAAGCGATTGATCTAGAGAAGTCGAAGACGGATTTCGAAAATGTGAGACGTGAAGCCAAGATCATGACCCTTTTGTGGCACCCTAACATCCTCCGAGCACACTGCTCCTTCACAGTGAAAAGCTCTCTTTGGGTGGTGATGCCCTTCATGTCCGGTGGCTCTCTGCAGTCCATCATTGCTTCCTCGTACCCAGACGGCCTACCGGAGCCATGCATCGCCTCAGTTCTCAAGGAAATCTTGAGTGCTCTATCCTACCTTCACGACCAGGGCCATCTCCACAGAGATATCAAGGCAGGTAACATTCTTATAGACTCCAACGGCACGGTCAAGCTTGCAGATTTCGGTGTGTCGGCCTCAGTTTACGAGTCGAGTTTGTCGTGTGGTTGGGCTGGATCCTCATCTTCAATGTCTAGGATGCTTACTGATGTTACTGGAACCCCGTATTGGATGGCGCCGGAGGTCATACATTCACACACAGGTTATGGTATCAAGGCTGACATATGGTCCTTTGGTATTACTGCCTTGGAATTAGCTCATGGAAGGCctcctctctctcatctccctcctTCCAAATCGATGATGATGAAAATCACCAAGAAATTCCGTTTCTCCGACCACTATGACAAGACCAAGGCCAGCATGAATAAGAGGTTTTCAAAGTCTTTCAAGAATATGGTTGGTTTGTGCCTCGATCACGACCCCTCCAAGAGGCCCACTGCGGAGAAGTTGTTGAAACATTCGTTTTTCAAGAATTGCAAGGGACCTGATTTCTTGATCAAGAATGTTCTGCATGGAGTTCCTGCAGTTGAGCAGAGGTTCAAGGGGGCGGAGATTCATCGCCTCACCTCCATGAGCAGAAGCAGtgaagacgacgacgatgatGAGGCTGACTCTGCCTCTGGCCAACTCTTGAAGCACAGGAGGATTAGTGGCTGGAACTTCAACGAGGAAGGCTTCCAGTTGGATCCTGTTTTCCCAGCTGATGATGCGCCTGCCAAACAAGTTGTAATTCAAGAGGAGGATGAGAGTTGTGATGATGCAAGAGGCGGCGGTGACGGTGGTGCAGCGGCAGTCTTGCGGACAATGCTGGTTTTGAGGGATAGTTTGGATGATCAGAGGCAGAGGGTGGGCCAGATTATTGCATTCCTTGGAGGCGAAGAACCGGTGGAGGCGACCAGGGAGGAACAGCTGATGCAGGAGATTGTGAATCTGAGGATGGAGTTGGAGAATCAGAAGAAGTAG
- the LOC130998095 gene encoding uncharacterized protein LOC130998095 — protein sequence MNFLVWNVRGFSDDSKSLLKEHCRSFLPLLVGIIEPKKSLHKVRQSYWRSINLVPRHQNFRQPRRPNIWLLTSPDVQTTILLSSDQVIIADCVWQTYFFRVAVVHGANYHVTRRALWTDLLSFVDGNTVFIGDFNAVKGAHERRSLAAPLRSSCSEFCDFIEASDMIESPSSGIRFTWSGRILLPRHVESRLDRAFFSPGFANLWASINTNALPRLTSDHSPLIFQCSDEMGKGRRFKFLNMWTSHPNFLERVASSWDAATDIRCPIFKIMFKLRRLRNDLRAWNKDVFGQVDMQINSEQVSLLDVPNRISDHGYTDILFEEEVSHQARLSSFLARKNSLLQQKSRAHWLSDGDRNTSFFHRAIRFRKQSHKIEHLKIADVVSYDRGNIQQHIIDFFSSLFKDESPSNVNWDMLEGIIDQFVSEDQNGKLTHIPDDEEIMAAVFSLDANSSPGPDGYSGKFFQSCWSIIRLDILSAVRAFFLNSYLPAGCNASILILIPKKEVVETVADLRPIILSNFFFKIISKILASRLGEVAAVGVSPNQFGFIGGRSIHDCIMLGSEGFSCMNRTGKRSNMACKVDIRKAFDTMRWDFILNVLRVNGFHGKFIEWISIIFSSARISILYNGELSGYFACSRGVRQGDPLSPILFGIAEDVLSHLFLSCVTSRHITSMDFSRKASFPTHLFYADDILIFCKASMKNARKIKNILDFYGDISGQICNPTKSHVFFGRGVSSIMKNRVISELGFAMGSLPVTYLGVPIFAGRMRASYLIGIYDKIVNKFSSWKGLHLSMAGRICLVRSVIQSSVTHSMMIYRWPKSLIYKLDRKCRNFIWSGHVNKKPSCPVSWSRVCDSRSEGGLGVRSFSAMNRSFLMKMAWKLVQGREFAPAIMATRYLSNFGYAKMFLASSPFWTGVREHVNSLVMDSYSYIGTGEHIYFWHDDWLGYKLADKLHIPPFMRDFLQQAVSDYFYDGVWHFTPDFIIQFPDIVVDILLLPIGEESDTRFWKPSVSGEVSASLAYVSQSPHFPKVLWGTWIWERFIPDRRSLITWRILHLKMPTLDGLIKRGMHGPNRCVMCGLAEESIDHLFWNCSVIRQTWVVFFDWFAKSQMLDCLDIHTMLAAAWNTDFSPLVRSYWKAGVINFIWKIWDCRNQVTFNEASFHPKLILGFLKVVFKEMDSNFPKLGRSHNSWQDYLVLRRIGVAMRAFAPPLMIEVHWWPPAGQWIKVNTDGSALGKPGSIAAGGVFRDNWGAVRGCYHYKGGSGFAFEAELFAIMHAIRIANFRGWHWLWIEADSSYVVQLLHSRSLNVPWRFLPLWKQTLNWLSNFRLQISHIFREGNSVADIMANHARIEGWWPFAIEDIKIAVSLDMATHSRVRLKN from the coding sequence ATGAATTTTTTGGTTTGGAATGTCCGAGGCTTTTCGGACGATTCTAAATCTCTTCTTAAGGAGCATTGTCGTTCCTTTTTGCCTTTACTTGTAggcattattgagcctaagaaaAGTCTTCACAAAGTTCGCCAGAGCTACTGGAGATCGATTAATTTGGTCCCTCGACATCAAAATTTTCGACAGCCTCGGAGACCGAACATCTGGTTGCTCACTAGTCCGGATGTCCAGACCACGATTCTGCTCTCCTCGGATCAAGTCATTATTGCTGATTGTGTTTGGCAAACATACTTTTTTAGAGTTGCTGTTGTGCATGGTGCGAATTACCACGTTACTAGACGTGCATTGTGGACTGACCTTCTTTCTTTTGTTGATGGGAACACGGTGTTTATTGGGGACTTCAACGCCGTTAAGGGAGCGCATGAGCGACGAAGTTTGGCGGCGCCTTTGAGAAGTTCTTGCAGCGAGTTTTGCGACTTCATCGAGGCTTCAGATATGATTGAATCTCCTTCTTCTGGCATTCGCTTTACATGGTCTGGTCGGATTTTACTTCCTCGGCATGTGGAGTCTAGATTGGACAGGGCGTTTTTCTCTCCTGGTTTTGCGAATCTGTGGGCTTCGATTAACACCAATGCGCTCCCAAGACTTACCTCTGATCACTCTCCCTTGATTTTCCAATGCAGCGATGAGATGGGTAAGGGGAGACGATTCAAATTCTTGAATATGTGGACTTCACACCCTAACTTTCTTGAGCGAGTAGCGTCTTCTTGGGATGCTGCGACTGACATTCGCTGtcctatttttaaaatcatgttCAAGCTCCGTCGTCTCAGAAATGACCTCAGGGCGTGGAATAAAGATGTGTTTGGGCAGGTGGATATGCAGATTAATTCTGAGCAAGTCTCGTTGCTCGACGTGCCGAACAGGATTTCTGACCATGGTTACACAGACATTCTTTTTGAGGAGGAGGTCAGTCATCAAGCTCGGTTGTCTTCTTTCCTGGCCAGGAAGAACAGTCTTTTACAACAAAAAAGTCGCGCGCACTGGCTCTCTGACGGAGACCGTAATACTTCCTTTTTCCATCGTGCTATTCGCTTTCGAAAGCAAAGTCACAAGATTGAGCACTTGAAGATTGCCGATGTTGTCTCGTATGATAGGGGGAATATTCAACAGCATATTATTGATttcttttcctctctttttAAAGATGAAAGCCCCAGTAATGTGAACTGGGATATGCTGGAAGGTATTATTGATCAATTTGTGTCTGAGGATCAGAATGGGAAGCTCACGCATATACCTGATGATGAGGAGATTATGGCTGCGGTTTTTAGCTTGGATGCGAATAGCTCGCCGGGTCCGGATGGGTATTCTGGGAAGTTTTTTCAGAGCTGTTGGAGCATTATACGACTGGATATTCTTTCTGCGGTGCGTGCTTTCTTCCTTAATTCTTATCTGCCTGCAGGCTGTAATGCTAGCATCTTAATTTTGATCCCAAAAAAGGAGGTGGTGGAGACGGTGGCTGATTTGAGACCTATCATTCTGTcaaatttcttctttaaaattatttccaaaatccTAGCTTCCAGATTGGGGGAAGTGGCGGCTGTTGGGGTGTCGCCAAACCAATTTGGGTTTATTGGAGGTCGTTCGATTCATGACTGTATCATGCTTGGCTCTGAAGGTTTTAGCTGCATGAATCGCACGGGCAAACGATCGAATATGGCGTGCAAAGTGGATATTCGCAAAGCATTTGATACTATGCGCTGGGACTTTATTCTGAACGTGCTCAGGGTTAACGGTTTCCATGGAAAGTTCATTGAATGGATTTCCAttattttcagctccgcccggATTTCCATTCTTTACAACGGGGAGCTGAGTGGCTACTTCGCTTGTTCTAGGGGAGTTAGGCAGGGTGATCCACTCTCTCCTATTCTTTTTGGAATTGCTGAGGATGTTTTGAGTCACTTATTTCTCAGTTGTGTGACTTCTCGTCACATTACTTCCATGGATTTCAGCAGAAAGGCCTCTTTTCCAACTCATTTGTTTTATGCTGATGACATCTTGATTTTCTGTAAGGCGTCGATGAAAAACGCTCGCAAAATCAAAAATATCTTGGATTTCTATGGTGATATTTCGGGACAAATTTGTAACCCTACTAAGTCTCACGTTTTCTTCGGGAGGGGCGTTTCTTCCATTATGAAGAATCGTGTGATTAGTGAGCTTGGCTTTGCAATGGGATCTTTGCCGGTTACTTATTTGGGAGTCCCGATTTTCGCTGGGCGCATGCGTGCTTCTTACTTGATTGGTATTTATGATAAGATTGTCAATAAGTTTTCAAGTTGGAAGGGGCTACACTTATCTATGGCTGGCAGAATTTGCTTGGTTCGTTCTGTAATACAAAGTTCGGTTACGCACTCTATGATGATTTATAGATGGCCTAAATCCCTCATCTATAAACTGGATAGAAAGTGCCGCAACTTTATTTGGTCGGGACATGTAAACAAAAAGCCTTCGTGCCCGGTGAGCTGGTCTAGGGTGTGCGATTCTCGCTCGGAGGGTGGCCTCGGGGTTAGATCTTTCTCGGCCATGAATAGAAGCTTCTTGATGAAGATGGCCTGGAAGCTTGTGCAAGGCCGAGAATTCGCACCTGCGATCATGGCGACTCGCTACTTGTCGAATTTTGGGTATGCTAAGATGTTCTTGGCTTCTTCGCCATTCTGGACTGGCGTGAGGGAGCATGTGAACTCCTTGGTGATGGATTCTTATTCCTATATTGGCACTGGagaacacatttatttctgGCATGACGATTGGCTGGGTTACAAGTTGGCGGACAAGCTTCATATTCCGCCTTTTATGAGAGACTTCCTGCAGCAAGCTGTGAGTGATTACTTCtatgatggtgtttggcatttcacTCCGGATTTTATTATTCAGTTTCCTGATATTGTGGTGGATATTTTGTTGCTTCCAATTGGGGAGGAGAGTGACACTCGCTTCTGGAAACCTTCTGTTAGTGGGGAGGTTTCGGCCTCTCTTGCCTATGTTTCGCAGTCTCCGCATTTTCCCAAAGTTCTTTGGGGCACTTGGATTTGGGAGCGTTTTATTCCTGATAGAAGATCTCTTATCACATGGCGGATTCTGCATTTGAAGATGCCGACTCTGGATGGTCTAATCAAAAGGGGCATGCACGGCCCCAACAGATGTGTGATGTGTGGGTTGGCTGAGGAGTCTATTGACCACTTGTTCTGGAATTGCAGTGTTATTCGGCAGACTTGGGtggttttctttgattggtttgcCAAGTCGCAAATGCTGGACTGCTTGGATATTCATACCATGTTGGCTGCTGCATGGAACACGGATTTCAGTCCGTTGGTTCGGTCCTACTGGAAAGCTGgagtgattaattttatttggaaaattTGGGACTGCCGCAATCAAGTGACTTTTAATGAGGCCAGTTTCCATCCAAAATTGATTCTTGGGTTCCTGAAAGTTGTGTTTAAGGAGATGGATTCCAATTTCCCTAAGCTTGGGCGTTCTCATAACTCTTGGCAGGATTATTTGGTGCTTAGGCGAATTGGGGTTGCTATGCGCGCTTTTGCGCCCCCTTTGATGATtgaggttcactggtggccaCCGGCGGGGCAGTGGATTAAAGTCAATACTGACGGTTCGGCGCTTGGGAAACCTGGAAGCATTGCCGCGGGCGGTGTATTCCGCGATAACTGGGGTGCGGTTCGCGGTTGTTATCACTATAAAGGGGGTTCGGGGTTCGCTTTTGAAGCGGAGCTTTTCGCGATCATGCATGCCATTCGAATTGCGAATTTTCGTGGTTGGCActggctttggattgaagcaGACTCGTCTTATGTTGTCCAGCTTCTGCATTCTCGATCTTTGAATGTTCCTTGGCGATTTCTCCCGCTATGGAAACAGACTTTAAATTGGCTTTCAAATTTTCGACTTCAGATCTCGCATATTTTTAGAGAAGGAAATAGTGTggcggatattatggctaatcatGCCCGGATCGAAGGGTGGTGGCCCTTTGCTATTGAGGATATAAAGATTGCGGTGTCTTTAGATATGGCGACTCATAGTCGCGTTCGTTTGAAGAATTGA